CGGACAACCGGAGTCACCTGACACGCGCGGACGGAACGCCACGGACCGCAGCCAAGGGGGCCGACCTCACCGCACCGCCCTCCGGCACGGCCCGGCCACACGGTAAGGGGCCTGCCGGAAAGCAGCAACGACGGACAGGTGCGGTCCCGACCACCCGTTCCGGGTGCCTGCGGAACTTCCGCGACCGACCGGTCGTCGACAGGGCGTCGGCCAAGGAGCGATTCAGGGCCGGCGCCTTTCGTGTTTGACTGAACGGCCCCCCGGCGAGGAGTGGACGAGCACGGTGGCCCTCACGCTCCCACCGATCTGTCGACCCGTCAGGCCATGCCTGCGAGAGCACAGTTTGGTGCCCGGAGGTGCGGACACCCGGATCCGAAGTCGATCCGACGGAGCCATGACATGTCGGGGTGACCGGCGCAATACGACCAAAGTCGTATCGCCGTCTACGACCTACCGCTCGTCTCGTCCTTCCCCGGTCGTCTCCCCTCGCGGAACGACATCCGGTCCCTGTTAACTCGTCGGCGGCCAAGAGCACGGCATACGGGGACCGTGACAGGCCGCTCCACTCGAATGGGGACCGCGAAGTGGGAGTTACGTACGCCAGTTCATCGCCGAGAATCGGCTCCAACGAGGCGGTAAGACTCGTGGACGCTCCGGCACCGGCACCGCAGGAGGACGACACCGCGATGGTCTCGATCGCGGCACTCCTTCCGGCGAACTCGCCGCGGCTCACCGAAGTCGACGAGCACATACAGATGCTGTCGGAGACCGACGCCGAGCTACCGCCGATCCTGGTGCACCGGACCACCCTGCGGGTGATCGACGGAATGCACCGACTGCAGGCCGCACAGCGCCGCGGCGCCACCGCCATCACGGTGCGGTACTTCGACGGGGACGAGCGCGACGCGTTCGTCATGTCGGTGAAGCTCAACTGCTCGCACGGCCTGCCGCTGACGCTGGCCGACCGCAAGAACGCGGCACTGCGCATCATGCACTACCACCCGGAATGGTCCGACCGCGCGATCGCCGCCCTCGTCGGGATCTCCGACAAGACGGTCGGCGCGATCCGCCGCCGGGAGGGTGACAACCTGCCGCAGCTGGCCAACCGGGTCGGCCGCGACAACGAGAGCCACCCGCTCAACACCCGCGAAGGCCGGCTGCGCGCGAGCGAGTTGTTCCGGCAGAACCCGAACGCCACCACGCGCGAGGTGGCCCGGCTGGCGGAGATCTCGGCGACCACCGCCAAGGACGTCCGCAACCGGCTGCTGCGCGGCGAGAACCCGGTTCCGCCCAAGCAGCGCGAGCGCACCGGGATCGCCGAGCACCCGGTGCGTCCGGCCCCGGTCCGGCAGGTCCCTGCGGTCGAGTTGAGCCGGCTGCGCACCGACCCCTCGCTGCGGATGTCGCAAACCGGGCGTACGCTGCTGCGCTGGCTGGAGGCGCTGGGCGTCGACGAGAACGAATGGATCTCCGTCGTCGAATCAGTGCCGAGCCACTGCGCACCGGCCGTCGCCGAAATGGCGCGGCGGCGCGCCGACGACTGGCAGAGCTTCGCGGTCGCCCTCGACCGGCGAATCCGGCTGGTCTCCTGACCGGCGGCACCGACCCGGTACCGTCACACCGCCGTTGCAGCACCCCCCAACATCGCCATCGCACCGCTGCAGCACCCTCGCAGCAACGGCACACCACTTTGCGCGCACGATCCGAGCACTATCCGAGCACCTTCGTGACCTGATCCGGAGAGCACTATGAGCGTGAACCCCTTCGACGACGAGTCCGGCCGCTTCTTCGTCCTGGTCAACGGCGAGGACCAGCACTCACTGTGGCCTGTGTTCGCCGAGATCCCCGACGGCTGGCGTGTCGTGTTCGGCGAGGACGGCCGGGCCGAGTGCCTGGAGTACGTCGAGCGCGAGTGGAGCGACATGCGGCCCAAGAGCCTGCGCGACGCCATGACGGCCGACGCGGCGGTCTGACGATCGGCTCCCCGCCCGCCTGACACCACCACCGACCCATGCCTGGTTCGTGCCACACCCAGCCGTCGCGAACCAGGCATCAGTCGTACCTCCATACCGTCGCCCGGCGGCGCAGTGCTCCACGCAACGCGCTGATCCGCCACGACACGGGGGCTCCCGCGCACCCGCGCCGGGCGCCCGGGAGCACCTAGCCCCCTCTTCACCCTCCCGTCAGAAAGGGCCACCACGAGTGTCAGGCCTTTCCCGAACCGGACGGCGTCGGCATTACCTGCTGTGCGCGCCGACCCACTTCGACGTCCGCTACTCCATCAACCCGTGGATGGACCCCGGCCTGCCGACCGCCGCCGAGGTCGCCCTGTCGCAGTGGCAGCGGCTGCACGGCGTGCTCACCGACCTCGGGCACGACGTCGACCTGATCGACCCGCTCCCGGGCCTGCCCGACATGGTGTTCGCCGCCAACGGCGCGATCGTCGCCGACGGCCGCGCCCTGGTCGCCAGCTTCCGCCACGCCGAGCGGCAGGGCGAATCCCCCGCCTACCTGGACTGGTTCCGCTCCCGCGGCTACACCGAGGTGCGCCAGTCATCGGCCCTCAACGAGGGCGAGGGCGACTTCCTCACCACCGGCGACGTGATCCTGGCCGGCAGCGGCTTCCGCAGCGATGCCGAAGCCCGCGACGAGGTCCAGGAGTTCTTCGGCAAGAAGGTGCTGGGGCTGACCCTGGTCGACCCGCGCTTCTACCACCTGGACACCGCGATCGCCGTCCTGGACGAGCACGAGGTCATGTACCTGCCCCAGGCATTCGCCCCCGAGAGCCTCGACCTGCTCACCGAGCGCTACCCCGACGCCATCGCCGCGACCGAGGACGAGGCATGCCTGTTCGCCCTCAACGCGGTCAGCGACGGCAAGCACGTCATCCTGCCCACCGCGGCCACCCGGCTGGCCGCGCAGCTGCGTGAGCGCGGCTTCGAGCCGATCGGCGCCGACACCACCGAGCTGCTCAAGGCCGGCGGCGGCGCCAAGTGCTGCACCCTGGAGCTGCACGGCGTCCAGCCCGGCGACGCGGACTGACCACGGAGAGAGAACGAGGCCGGGCCGCGTGACGCGGTCCGGCCTCGCCGTTTCGCGCTGGTTCCTGCTGTTCAGTTCACGAGCCCGGCGGCGAGATCGGCCCGGCCCCGGATCCCGAGCTTGCGGTAGACCCTGGTGAGGTGCTGCTCGACGGTGCTCACCGTGACGGCCAGGACGCCGCTGATCTCCTGGTTCGTCAGACCCTGGACCGCGAGCGCCGCGACCCGCCGCTCGCCCTCGCTGATCGTTTCCACCCCGCCGGCCTCCGGCTCGGTCCTGGCGGTGGACGCCGGTCCTCCGGCCACGGCCCGGGAGGACGTCGTGGTCCGGGCGGCGACCGGGTGGATCGCCGGCCGCGCCGCGGGGACCCCCGCCGGCGGGCCCGGCCGGTCGGGCGGATCGACCGGATCGGACGGCGCGGCCGAGTCCGGCGGGCGGCCGCCCGGATCACGCCGTCCGGCCAGGCCGACCAGGCCACGCGGCCCGCGAAGGCCATGGTCCACGGAGGCGACGGCGGTCAACACCCCGCTCCGCTTTCCGGGCCCGGTCTCGTCCTGCCACGGCATCCGGTCCAGCATCCGCACCGTCCGCAGCGTCTCGGCCCGGTCACCGCACGCGGCGAGCAGCTCGACCGGCTCCCGCAGGCTCCGGTGCAGTTCCTCCGGCGGTCCGGCCAGTGCCAGCACCCGCAGGACCAGGGCGCGCGTGTGGCGGTCGGTGTCGACGGCCCGCGCGAGCTGATCGGTGGCCAGGTCACGGGCGGCGCACGCGTCCCCGAGGGCCAGGTGCGCCTCCGCCAGATCGGCCCGCCACGGGGCCAGGCCCGGCAGGTCGGTGCCGCGGGCGCCGAGGATCCGACCGATCCGGGTGAAGTCGCCGACGGCGGCCAGCGGGCGGCCGGTCGCCAGGTGGTAGTGCCCGCGGGCCCGGAGGAAGCGGATGCCGCCGACGGTGTGGTCGAGACCGTCCGGGATCCCACGGGCCACGACCTCCGCCGCCCGCTCGTACTCCCCCGCCGCCGTCCGCGCCGCCAGCAGCGTAGCCAGCGGGTCGGCGACCGCCCCACCCCAGTCCCGGTCGGGCAGCAGGCTGAGCGCGTGCCGGGCGAGGGCGGCCGCGTACGTCGCGTCACCGCCGCGCAGCACGACCGAGGACCACATGCCGGTGAGCACCGCCTGCCAGACGACCGCGCCGTGGCAGTCGGCCTCGGCCTTGAGGGTGCGCCACCACTCCTCGGCCTCCTCGGCCCGACCGGCCAGCACGAGCGCGAGCACCGCCGTCATCAGGGCCTCAAGGGTGCCGTCGGACAGCCGACAGCTGTCCAGCAGCCGCTCGGCGGCCGCGACCGAGGCGTCACCGCCGGGCTCGGACCAGATCCGCGACAAGTCCTCGGCGGCGGACAGCCACGGATCGGCGGCCCCGGTCGGCACCAGCGGCACGGCGTCCACCGGACCGAACCACCAACGGTGCGCCAACCGGCACAGCGCCTCAGCCTGAAAGTCCGGCGGCAAACCGGCCTGCCCGCCGGCCCAGGGAACGGCCGCACCCGAGCCGGACACGCCGGAGCCCACCGCCCCCGCGCCCAGTGCGCCGCAGTCGAACGGCAGGCTTCCGCGGTGGACGGCCTCGTCGCCCCACCACAGCGCCGCACGCGCGAACACCGCTGCCTGCTGCGGCGACTGCTCGGGGCTGTCGGACGGCAGGTCCGTGAGCGCGTCCAGATAACCCTGGCCGGCCGACGGGCTGCTGCGCCAGGCGCGGCGGGCCAGGTCGGCCAGGATCGCGCGCCGCTCCGCGTCCGAGCCGGCCGAGGCGACGGCGAGTTCGAGGCACTGGCGGGCGAAGTCGGCTTCCGGCACTGCGGTCTCGGGCGCGAGGTGGGCCTGCCCGCCGGCCTGGTCCGTCGCCTGCTCGGCCGCCCGGCGCAGCACCGGCGGTGCCCAGCCCGGTCCGGGCGAGCCGGCGGCGAGCAGGTGGGCGGCCACCTCGCGCGGCTCGGCGACCAGCCGCGTCTTGAGCTCGGCGGCCCGCAGGTGCGCCGCGGCGCGGGCTTCGGGTGTCAGGCCGCGGAGTACGGCCTCAGCGATCCCTGGGTGGCGGAACCAACCGTCGGCGAGCAGTCCGGACCGGTCCAGCGCCTCGGCGGCCACGGCCCCGACCAGCCCGACCGTCCCACCGGCTCCCGGCTCGGCCCGCGCGGGGAACGGCCCTCCGAAGGCCGCGAGCCGTCCGGCGGCCTCGCGCAGCGGCGGATCGCAGCGGTCCAGGTAGCGCCCGAGCGCCTCGACGTACTCCGCACCGCCGCCGTCCACCGCGCAGGCGGTCGAGCCGTCGGCGGTCGAGTCCTCGGCGAGCGCCGCGGTCAGCATCGGGATGCCGCAGCTGAGTTGCCGGGCGAGGAAGGGCGTCCCGTCGAACACCCGGTCGCCGAGGACCTCGCGGATCCGCTCCGCGGACCAGGGGGCGAGCCGGATCTCACGGTGCGCGCCCCAAGTGAACTGCCGGCCGCGGTCGCCGGCGACCGCGGTGTCCCGGACGCCGAGCACCATCGTCAACCGTACGGTCCGCAGCCGGCGTTGGAGCCGGCGCAGCACCAGCAGCGACGCGGCGTCCGCGAGATGCGCGTCGTCGACGACCAGGGCCAGCGGCTCCTCGCGGGCCAGTCGCCCGATCTTCGCCGCCCAGGACCGCGGCGAGTCCCCGCCGGCCTCGCTGTCTGGCACGCACTGCTCACCGAGCGAGCAGCACTCCACGCCGGCCAGCAGCTGCTCCAACACGGCCCCGGCGAATCCCTGTTCGTCGGCCGCGCCTACCGCGCTCAGCGTCCGCACGCCCTGCCGAACGCAGTGGTCGACGAACTCGTCGAGCAGCCAGGTCTTCCCGCTCGCGACGCCGCCGCTCACCAGGATCAGGCGTCCCGCCCCGGCTCGGCCCGGCACCGCCTGCTCGCTCAGGAAGGCCAGTGCCTCCTCCGGTTCCAGCTCCATCATCGCCCGACCCCCGAGTTCCGCTCCCCCCGGCGCACCCCCGACCTCTCACCACCAGGCAGGCCACACGACCTTGCCAGAGGACCCGCCGACCGACAACCTCCGCACCCGACCGCGGAGTCGGCGATGTTCAGGACGCGGCGCGCCAGACGCGCCTGTGCCTGCCCCCGCCCTCGCCATGGATCGTCTCGGCGGAGCCGATGCCCGGCTTCTCCGCGACGGCCCGTAGCGCGGCCGATTCGTTCGGGCAGTCACCGAGGACCTCGGCGACCATGCGCACCGCACGGCGGCGCGGCTCAGGCGGGCAGGAGGAGGGACGTGCCAGGACTCGATGAAAACAGACAGGTGTATAGGTTTTCAGCCTCTCGGGCACCGGGTGGAGGACGGCCCTGGCGGGCTCGGCCCCGTCGAGGGTGGCCAGGCGGCATCGCATCTCCTCCGAAGTCCGCCGGGCACGGGCCCTCCATTCGCGGCCGCCGCCCTTCGCAGGCGGGGCCGGCCACGGATCCAGGAGTTCCGCCGTACCGGCTGCCCGGACGAGCCGCGTGGATCCGCCGAGCAACCGCACGGCCGCTCCGGTAGGGCCGAGGACGTCACCCTCCAGCAGAAGCAGCGCCTCGTGTCCGAGGAGAACTCCCACGCCTCTCACCCCTTCGGAGGTGGACGGACCAGCAGCAGCGCGGGCCCGACCGCCTTCCCGGTCTCGCGCGCGGTGGACCTCCGCGCACACGACGGCAGTGCTCCTGCGCCGGGGCCGACGGGAGAGCATCAGTCGAGGATGCAGACCTCCAGGGTGCGGGGGCCGTGCACGCCCTCGACACGGTCGAGTTCGATGTCACTGGTGGCGGAGGGGCCGGAGATCCAGGTCTGCGGGCGGCCCGGGTCGAGCAGCGGGAGGGCCTGCGGCACGGAGGCGAGGACCTGATCGGCGCGCACGACGCAGATGTGGTGGTCCGGGACGAGGGTGAGCAGCCGGCGGCCCTGGCCGGGGCCGGTGTCGAGCACGATCGTGCCGGTCTCGGCGATGGCGAGGGCGCAGCCGGTGATCACGCTGTCGACGCTCTCCAGGGTGTGCGCGGTCAGGCTGCCGTCGTCGGGCAGCCGTTCGACGGTCGCCAGCGCGAGCCAGTCGGGCGGAAGGCCGGGTGGGGTGACGAGGACGCGGGTGCCGCGGTCGGCGAGCAGGCGGGCGAGCATAGCCGGCAGGGCGCCGGCGGTGGTGCGGTGGACGTGTGCACGGTAGTCGGCGAGGTTCTCCGCCAGGAGGTCCAGCAGGGCCGCCGGGCCGCCGGGGACGTGCGCCGCCAGGTAGCCGCGCGCGGGGGTGCCGGTCTCGGCGTGGCCGGGGATGTCGGTGAGCGCGGCACGGATGCGGGCCAGGACGGTGTCGCGGGCGGTGGTCATCGGCTTCCGTCCTTGCGGTTCTTCTTCCACCAGTCGCGGAAGGGTTCGGCGGGCAGAGCGGGCAGGTCGCGGGTGTCGGACCATGCCTTCGCCGGCCCCGGCAGGGGCAGGCGCTTCGGGTGGAGAGCGCGGGTCCTGGTGGCGGCGCGTTCGGCGGCGGTGAGCGCGGCGGGGTGGTCCAGCAGCCAGGTCGCGGCCTTCATCGCGGCCCGCTCGACGCGGTGCCCCTCCACCTGCTCGGCGACCTGTTCGCGCAGGTGGACGAGGACCTCCGGAATGTCGATCGCGACCGGGCAGACCTCGTAGCACGCCCCGCACAGCGTGGACGCGTACGGCAGCGACGCCTCCAGCTCGCTCTGCAGGCCGCGCAGCTGCGGGGTGAGGATCGCGCCGATCGGGCCGGGGTAGGGCGAGCCGTAGGCGTGGCCGCCGGCCCGCTCGTAGACCGGGCACACGTTCAGGCAGGCGGAGCAGCGGATGCAGCGCAGCGCCTGGCGGCCGACCTCGTCCGCCAAGGTCGCGGTGCGGCCGTTGTCGAGCAGGACCAGGTGGAACTCCTGCGGGCCGTCGCGGTCGGTGGTGCCGGTCCAGGTGGAGGTGTAGGGGTTCATCCGCTCGGCGGTGGAGGAGCGGGGCAGCAGCTGGAGGAAGACCTCCAGGTCGCGCCAGGTCGGGATGACCTTCTCGATGCCGACCACGGAGATCAGGGTCTCGGGCAGGGTCAGGCACATCCGGCCGTTGCCCTCCGACTCGACGACGACCAGGGTGCCCGTCTCGGCGATGAGGAAGTTCGCGCCGGAGACCGCCACCTTGGCGCGCAGGAACTTCTCCCGCAGGTGCAGCCGGGCGGCTTCGGCGAGGTCGGCGGGGCGGTCGGTGAGGCCGTCGGGGGCCGGGCGCCCCCAGCGGCCCATCGCCTCGGCGAAGATGTCCCGGATCTCGCCCCGGTTCTTGTGGATCGCGGGGACGAGGATGTGCGAGGGGAGGTCGTCGCCGAGCTGCACGATCAGTTCGGCGAGGTCGGTCTCGTAGGCGGTGATGCCCTCGGCGGCCAGCGCCTCGTTCAGCCCGATCTCCTGCGTCGCCATCGACTTGACCTTCACCACCTCGCTCTCGCCTTTCGCGTGGACCAGGTCGGCGACGATCCGGTTCGCCTCGGCCGCGTCCGTCGCCCAGTGCACGGTGCCGCCGGCCGCCTGCACGGCCGCTTCCGCCTGCAGCAGATAGTGGTCCAGTCGGGCGAGGGTGTTGTCCTTGATCTCCTTGCCCGCCTGTCGCAGCTGGGCCCAGTCGTCGAGCTCGCCCACCGCGGCGGCTCGTTTGTCGCGGATGGTGTGCGTGGCGTGGGTCAGGTTCGCGCGCAGCTGCTCGTTCTTCGTGGAGGTCTTGGCGGCCTCGGGGAAGGCCGGCATGCCCAGGTAGGCGCCGCTCATGCGAGGACCTCCGTCTCGGTCGAGGCCAGGATCTCGGCCAGGTGCACCGCCCGCATCGCGGCCCCCTGGCGGCGCAGGGTGCCGTCCAGGTGCAGCAGGCACGAGTTGTCCGCCCCGCACAGCACTCCCGCACCGGTGGACAGTGCGTTACGGACCTTGTCGGCCCCCATCGCCGCCGAGACGTCCGGGTTCTTCACCGCGAAGGTGCCACCGAAGCCGCAGCACTCCTCGGCTCCCGGCAGCTCCCGCAGTTCCAGCCCCTTCACGGCCTCCAGCAGCCTGCGCGGCCGCTCCCCCAGACCCAGCATCCGCAGCCCGTGACAGGACGGGTGGTAGGTGACCGTGTGCGGGAAGTACGCCCCCACGTCCGTCACCCCCAGCACGTCCACCAGGAACTCGGTGAGTTCGAACGTCCGGGCGGCGAGCGAGGCGGCGGCGTCCGCCAGCTCGCTGCCGCGCCCCTGCGCCAGCGCCTTGGCGCCGATCCGCGGGTAGTTGTCCCGGACCATCGCCGCGCACGAACCCGAGGGCGTGACGACGTAGTCGTAGCCTTCGAACGCGCGGGCGCTGCGCAGCACCAGCGGCTCGGTCTCGCGCCGGTAGCCGGTGTTGTACTGCGGCTGTCCGCAGCAGGTCTGCGCGGCCGGGAAGTCGACCTCCACGCCGAGCCGGTCGAGCAGGGTGACCACGGCACGGCCGGTGCCGGGGTAGAGCGCGTCGTTGACACAGGTGACGAACAGGGCGACTCGCATCGGGCCGTCCGCGGGGGTGGAGCGGTGGGGCGGGTGGTTCATCGGTTCTCGCTCTCGGGTCAGGACAGGCCGATTCGCGCGGCGGCGGAGTCCCAGGCTCTCGTGTCGCCACCGGGTGTGTAACGGCGAAGCTGCTGGGTGCCGGCGATCAGGCGGCGCATGCCGGCGCGGTCGTCGACCAGGCCGTGGGCGCGGGCCTGGACGAGGACGTTGCCCAGGGCGGTGGCCTCCGTGGGGCCGGCGACCACGGGCAGACCGGTGGCGTCGGCGGTGAACTGGCAGAGCAGTTCGTTGCGGCTGCCGCCGCCGACCAGGTGGACGACGCGGATGTCGCGTCCGGTCAGGGCCGCGGCCTGACGCAGCGTGTGCCGGTGGGCGAGGGCGAGGCTCTCCAGTATGCAGCGCACGGTCGCCCCTTGGTCCGCAGGTGCGTTCTGGCCGGTGCGGGCGCAGTGTTCCGCGATGCGGGCCGGGATGTCGCCGGGAGCAAGGAACTCGGGAGCGTCGGGGTTGACCAGGGCGGCGAAGGGGCGGGACCGGGCGGCCTGGTCGAGGAGCGCGGGCAGCCGGTGCGGCAGCCCTCGGGCCCGCCAGGTGCGCTGGCTCTCGCTGAGCAGCCACAGGCCCATGATGTTGCGCAGGTAGCGGGTGGTGTTGTCGATGCCGAGTTCGTTGGTGAAGTTGGCGGCCCGGGAGGCGTCGGTGAGGACGGGGCGTTCCAGTTCGAGGCCGGCCAGCGACCAGGTGCCGCACGAGACGTAGGCGAAGGCGGCGGTGGTGGCGGGGACGGCGGCCACCGCGGACGCGGTGTCGTGGGAGGCGACCGCGGTGACCGGGGTGTCCTCGGGCAGGCCGGTGGCGGCCACGACGTGCGGCAGGAGGGTGCCGGCCTGGTCACCGGGTCTGCGCAGCGGGGGCAGCAGGGCGGCGTCGAGGCCGAGGGCCGTGAGGACGGGCTGGGACCAGGTACCGGTGCGTGCGTCGTAGAGGCCGGTGGTGGAGGCGTTGGTGGCCTCCGTCCCGGTGCTTCCGGTGAGCCAGTGGGTGATGAGGTCGGGAATGAGCAGGATGTTCCGGGCACGGTCGAGCTGCTTCTCGGCCGCGAGCTGGAAGATCGTGTTGAAGGGAAGGTGCTGCAGGCCGGTGATGCGATAGAGGTCCCTGGCCGGGATACGGTTCCAGACCTCTGCGACGGCGGGGCCGGTGCGGGTGTCGCGGTAGTGGAAGGGCGTGGCGACGAGGGCGCCGTCGGCGTCGAGCAGACCGTAGTCGACGGCCCAGCTGTCGATGCCGACGGAGGCGATGTCCACCGTCCGGGCAGCTTCGCGCAGTCCGTCGAGAATCCCCTGGTACAGGCCGAGGACGTTCCAGTGGAGGCCGTC
The sequence above is drawn from the Kitasatospora sp. NBC_00315 genome and encodes:
- a CDS encoding MbtH family protein; the encoded protein is MSVNPFDDESGRFFVLVNGEDQHSLWPVFAEIPDGWRVVFGEDGRAECLEYVEREWSDMRPKSLRDAMTADAAV
- a CDS encoding (Fe-S)-binding protein translates to MRVALFVTCVNDALYPGTGRAVVTLLDRLGVEVDFPAAQTCCGQPQYNTGYRRETEPLVLRSARAFEGYDYVVTPSGSCAAMVRDNYPRIGAKALAQGRGSELADAAASLAARTFELTEFLVDVLGVTDVGAYFPHTVTYHPSCHGLRMLGLGERPRRLLEAVKGLELRELPGAEECCGFGGTFAVKNPDVSAAMGADKVRNALSTGAGVLCGADNSCLLHLDGTLRRQGAAMRAVHLAEILASTETEVLA
- a CDS encoding lactate utilization protein C, producing the protein MTTARDTVLARIRAALTDIPGHAETGTPARGYLAAHVPGGPAALLDLLAENLADYRAHVHRTTAGALPAMLARLLADRGTRVLVTPPGLPPDWLALATVERLPDDGSLTAHTLESVDSVITGCALAIAETGTIVLDTGPGQGRRLLTLVPDHHICVVRADQVLASVPQALPLLDPGRPQTWISGPSATSDIELDRVEGVHGPRTLEVCILD
- a CDS encoding rhamnulokinase family protein, encoding MKPTSSTSPTAFAAADLGATSGRVVIGRVGRDTLDLTEVHRFDNTPAHLPDGLHWNVLGLYQGILDGLREAARTVDIASVGIDSWAVDYGLLDADGALVATPFHYRDTRTGPAVAEVWNRIPARDLYRITGLQHLPFNTIFQLAAEKQLDRARNILLIPDLITHWLTGSTGTEATNASTTGLYDARTGTWSQPVLTALGLDAALLPPLRRPGDQAGTLLPHVVAATGLPEDTPVTAVASHDTASAVAAVPATTAAFAYVSCGTWSLAGLELERPVLTDASRAANFTNELGIDNTTRYLRNIMGLWLLSESQRTWRARGLPHRLPALLDQAARSRPFAALVNPDAPEFLAPGDIPARIAEHCARTGQNAPADQGATVRCILESLALAHRHTLRQAAALTGRDIRVVHLVGGGSRNELLCQFTADATGLPVVAGPTEATALGNVLVQARAHGLVDDRAGMRRLIAGTQQLRRYTPGGDTRAWDSAAARIGLS
- a CDS encoding lactate utilization protein B, giving the protein MSGAYLGMPAFPEAAKTSTKNEQLRANLTHATHTIRDKRAAAVGELDDWAQLRQAGKEIKDNTLARLDHYLLQAEAAVQAAGGTVHWATDAAEANRIVADLVHAKGESEVVKVKSMATQEIGLNEALAAEGITAYETDLAELIVQLGDDLPSHILVPAIHKNRGEIRDIFAEAMGRWGRPAPDGLTDRPADLAEAARLHLREKFLRAKVAVSGANFLIAETGTLVVVESEGNGRMCLTLPETLISVVGIEKVIPTWRDLEVFLQLLPRSSTAERMNPYTSTWTGTTDRDGPQEFHLVLLDNGRTATLADEVGRQALRCIRCSACLNVCPVYERAGGHAYGSPYPGPIGAILTPQLRGLQSELEASLPYASTLCGACYEVCPVAIDIPEVLVHLREQVAEQVEGHRVERAAMKAATWLLDHPAALTAAERAATRTRALHPKRLPLPGPAKAWSDTRDLPALPAEPFRDWWKKNRKDGSR
- a CDS encoding ParB N-terminal domain-containing protein; translated protein: MDAPAPAPQEDDTAMVSIAALLPANSPRLTEVDEHIQMLSETDAELPPILVHRTTLRVIDGMHRLQAAQRRGATAITVRYFDGDERDAFVMSVKLNCSHGLPLTLADRKNAALRIMHYHPEWSDRAIAALVGISDKTVGAIRRREGDNLPQLANRVGRDNESHPLNTREGRLRASELFRQNPNATTREVARLAEISATTAKDVRNRLLRGENPVPPKQRERTGIAEHPVRPAPVRQVPAVELSRLRTDPSLRMSQTGRTLLRWLEALGVDENEWISVVESVPSHCAPAVAEMARRRADDWQSFAVALDRRIRLVS
- the ddaH gene encoding dimethylargininase, with product MSGLSRTGRRRHYLLCAPTHFDVRYSINPWMDPGLPTAAEVALSQWQRLHGVLTDLGHDVDLIDPLPGLPDMVFAANGAIVADGRALVASFRHAERQGESPAYLDWFRSRGYTEVRQSSALNEGEGDFLTTGDVILAGSGFRSDAEARDEVQEFFGKKVLGLTLVDPRFYHLDTAIAVLDEHEVMYLPQAFAPESLDLLTERYPDAIAATEDEACLFALNAVSDGKHVILPTAATRLAAQLRERGFEPIGADTTELLKAGGGAKCCTLELHGVQPGDAD
- a CDS encoding LuxR C-terminal-related transcriptional regulator codes for the protein MMELEPEEALAFLSEQAVPGRAGAGRLILVSGGVASGKTWLLDEFVDHCVRQGVRTLSAVGAADEQGFAGAVLEQLLAGVECCSLGEQCVPDSEAGGDSPRSWAAKIGRLAREEPLALVVDDAHLADAASLLVLRRLQRRLRTVRLTMVLGVRDTAVAGDRGRQFTWGAHREIRLAPWSAERIREVLGDRVFDGTPFLARQLSCGIPMLTAALAEDSTADGSTACAVDGGGAEYVEALGRYLDRCDPPLREAAGRLAAFGGPFPARAEPGAGGTVGLVGAVAAEALDRSGLLADGWFRHPGIAEAVLRGLTPEARAAAHLRAAELKTRLVAEPREVAAHLLAAGSPGPGWAPPVLRRAAEQATDQAGGQAHLAPETAVPEADFARQCLELAVASAGSDAERRAILADLARRAWRSSPSAGQGYLDALTDLPSDSPEQSPQQAAVFARAALWWGDEAVHRGSLPFDCGALGAGAVGSGVSGSGAAVPWAGGQAGLPPDFQAEALCRLAHRWWFGPVDAVPLVPTGAADPWLSAAEDLSRIWSEPGGDASVAAAERLLDSCRLSDGTLEALMTAVLALVLAGRAEEAEEWWRTLKAEADCHGAVVWQAVLTGMWSSVVLRGGDATYAAALARHALSLLPDRDWGGAVADPLATLLAARTAAGEYERAAEVVARGIPDGLDHTVGGIRFLRARGHYHLATGRPLAAVGDFTRIGRILGARGTDLPGLAPWRADLAEAHLALGDACAARDLATDQLARAVDTDRHTRALVLRVLALAGPPEELHRSLREPVELLAACGDRAETLRTVRMLDRMPWQDETGPGKRSGVLTAVASVDHGLRGPRGLVGLAGRRDPGGRPPDSAAPSDPVDPPDRPGPPAGVPAARPAIHPVAARTTTSSRAVAGGPASTARTEPEAGGVETISEGERRVAALAVQGLTNQEISGVLAVTVSTVEQHLTRVYRKLGIRGRADLAAGLVN